The genomic region CGCCGTGCTCGTCCACGTCGTTGACTGCGCCACGCTCGAGCCGGGCCGCGATCCGCAGTCCGACATTGAGGCGCTGGAGGCAGAGTTGGATTCCTACGCCGAACTCATCGAGACCGAGAGCCACGAATCGGGTCTGGGCGACCTGCGGGAACGCCCCCGCATCATTGTCCTCAACAAGATCGACATTCCGGACGCCCGCGAACTGGCCGAGTTCCTCCATGACGACCTCGCAGAGCGCTTCAGCTGGCCGATCTACACCATCTCCACGGTTACTCATGAGGGGCTGGAGGAGCTGAAGTGGGCGCTGTGGGACGTCGTCAAGCAATCGCGCGCTACCCGCCCCAAGGTCGAAACGGCGACGCACCGTGAGGTCATCCGCCCGCGCGCTGTGGACCACCGTGACGAAATCACCGTCATCCCAGACCCCGAGTTCCCGGGTGCCTGGATGGTGGTCGGTGAGAAGGTCGACCGGTGGATCCGCCAGACCGACTTCGAGAACGATGAGGCTGTGGGCTACCTGTCGGACCGCCTCAACAAGGCCGGTGTCGAGGACCAGCTGCGTGAGCTCGGTGCGAACGAGGGCGACACCGTGACCATCGGCGACATTTCCTTCGACTGGGAACCGTCCATCGGTGGCGATCCGACGCTCGCAGGCCGCGGCCAGGACGCGCGTTTGGGTGGTACGCAGCGTGCGTCGGCAGCCGAACGCAAGCGCGCATCCCAGGCCCGCCGTGGACTCATCGACGAGTACGACTTCGGCGATGACCTGCTTGACCGCCGCGAAGCCGACCGTGAGCGCTGGCAGGGTTAAATGAATCTTCGCCGCGACATCGCCACGGCCAAGCGCATCGTGGTCAAGCTGGGCACGAGCTCGCTTGTCGACGAATCATCGGCCGTCTCCCAAGCCAAGATCGACCGCATAGTCGACGCGATCGAATCCCGCATCGCCTGCGGCAGCGACGTTATTGTTGTCTCTTCGGGTGCGATTGCGGCGGGAATGACGCCGCTCGGGCTGAAAACCCGTCCGCAGGACTTGGCGACGAAGCAGGCCGCTGCCGCCGCCGGCCAGATCCACTTGGCGCAGTCGTGGGGCCAATCGTTCGCCCGCTATGGCCGGACGGTTGGCCAGGTGCTGCTCACCCAGTCCGACGCCGGTGTGCGTGAACGCGCCCGCAACGCCCAGCGCACCATCGACCGGCTGCGGCAGCTGGGGTCGGTGCCGATTGTGAATGAGAACGACACGGTGGCGACGTCGGAAATGCGCTTCGGCGACAATGACCGGCTCTCCGCGATCGTGGCCACGCTGATTTCCGCCGACGCACTGATTTTGCTTTCCGACGTCGACGGCCTCTACGACCGCAACCCCGCCGACCCAGCCCCGAACTTCATCGATGAGGTTCGCAGCGGCAAAGACCTAGACGGGGTCGTCGCAGGAGACGGCGGGCGCTTTGGCACCGGCGGCATGGCCTCGAAGGTCTCGGCAGCCCGCTTAGCTACTCGTGGGGGAGTTCCGGTTCTGCTCACCTCCGCGGAGAAGATCGAAGAGGCGCTGAGCGATGCCCAGGTAGGGACCGTGTTCCACACCCGGCCCGATTCGCGCCTGTCCGCGTGGAAGTTCTGGGCACTCTACGCCGCTGACGCCGAGGGCATCCTGCGCCTGGACGAAGGCGCGGTCAAAGCTGTCACACGTGGCGGAACGTCGTTGCTCGCTGTCGGCATCACCAGTGTCGAAGGCGAGTTCCACGCCGGGAACATCGTGGAGATTCTCGGGCCCGACGGACAGGCAATTGGCCGTGGTGAAGTCGCCTACGGTGCTGCCGAGCTGCAAACGATGCTGGGCAAGCACACTGACGAGCTGCCTGCGCACCAGCGCCGGGCTGTTGTTCACGCGGACTATCTGTCCAACTACGCGTCGCGT from Corynebacterium genitalium ATCC 33030 harbors:
- the obgE gene encoding GTPase ObgE is translated as MAQFVDQAVLHLQAGDGGHGCVSVHREKFKPLGGPDGGNGGHGGDIILVVSPQVHTLLDFQYRPHLKAKRGGNGEGDNRNGARGEDLVLEVPVGTVVRDADGEILADLNAPGMRFIAAEGGYGGLGNAALATAKRKAPGFALKGEPGQAHDLILELKSMADVGLVGFPSAGKSSLISTLSAAKPKIADYPFTTLQPNLGVVDVGHDTFTIADVPGLIPGASQGKGLGLDFLRHIERTAVLVHVVDCATLEPGRDPQSDIEALEAELDSYAELIETESHESGLGDLRERPRIIVLNKIDIPDARELAEFLHDDLAERFSWPIYTISTVTHEGLEELKWALWDVVKQSRATRPKVETATHREVIRPRAVDHRDEITVIPDPEFPGAWMVVGEKVDRWIRQTDFENDEAVGYLSDRLNKAGVEDQLRELGANEGDTVTIGDISFDWEPSIGGDPTLAGRGQDARLGGTQRASAAERKRASQARRGLIDEYDFGDDLLDRREADRERWQG
- the proB gene encoding glutamate 5-kinase, which produces MNLRRDIATAKRIVVKLGTSSLVDESSAVSQAKIDRIVDAIESRIACGSDVIVVSSGAIAAGMTPLGLKTRPQDLATKQAAAAAGQIHLAQSWGQSFARYGRTVGQVLLTQSDAGVRERARNAQRTIDRLRQLGSVPIVNENDTVATSEMRFGDNDRLSAIVATLISADALILLSDVDGLYDRNPADPAPNFIDEVRSGKDLDGVVAGDGGRFGTGGMASKVSAARLATRGGVPVLLTSAEKIEEALSDAQVGTVFHTRPDSRLSAWKFWALYAADAEGILRLDEGAVKAVTRGGTSLLAVGITSVEGEFHAGNIVEILGPDGQAIGRGEVAYGAAELQTMLGKHTDELPAHQRRAVVHADYLSNYASRL